One Castanea sativa cultivar Marrone di Chiusa Pesio chromosome 4, ASM4071231v1 DNA window includes the following coding sequences:
- the LOC142630708 gene encoding thaumatin-like protein, which yields MEAMLRSFIALMLSTLFLSHIPAEVSATTITLYNKCTHPVWPGIQPGAGKPILARGGFKLQPNKAYSLHLPALWSGRLWGRHGCTFDASGRGLCATGDCGGSLFCNGLGGTPPATLAEITLGNEKDFYDVSLVDGYNLAISITPIKGSGKCSYAGCVSDLNMMCPVGLQVRSHDNRRVVACKSACFAFNSPRYCCTGSFGSPQACKPTAYSRIFKAACPKAYSYAYDDPTSISTCTGGNYLVTFCPHHR from the coding sequence CTGAGGTCTCGGCCACAACCATAACCCTTTACAACAAGTGCACACACCCAGTTTGGCCAGGCATCCAACCCGGCGCAGGTAAGCCCATCTTAGCCCGTGGTGGCTTCAAGCTCCAACCAAACAAGGCCTACTCTCTCCACCTCCCTGCTCTGTGGTCCGGCCGCTTATGGGGCCGCCATGGCTGCACCTTCGACGCATCCGGCCGCGGCCTCTGCGCCACTGGTGATTGTGGCGGCTCACTCTTCTGCAACGGTCTAGGTGGAACCCCACCAGCCACACTAGCAGAAATAACTCTTGGAAACGAGAAAGACTTCTATGATGTAAGCCTTGTTGATGGTTACAACTTGGCCATTTCTATCACACCCATCAAAGGATCGGGCAAATGCAGCTACGCTGGGTGCGTTAGCGACCTCAACATGATGTGCCCAGTTGGGCTTCAAGTTCGGTCCCACGATAATAGAAGAGTTGTGGCATGTAAAAGTGCTTGCTTTGCGTTTAACTCTCCGAGGTATTGTTGTACTGGGAGCTTTGGAAGTCCTCAGGCTTGTAAACCCACAGCATACTCTAGGATTTTCAAGGCGGCTTGTCCCAAGGCTTACTCTTATGCTTATGATGATCCTACTAGCATTTCTACTTGCACTGGTGGCAACTATTTGGTCACATTCTGCCCTCACCACCGTTGA